The DNA segment CACTAATTGGTGCTGAATGGCTGCAGGGCCAAATTCTTACACTGGACTCTCTATTGACTTACAACAATTAATGGCTGCTGTAATTCGAGCTGGATGGCAGTGACTGGTGACAGATGTCTAATGCCGTAATTAAAACCTATCGGACTGAGGGAGGCCTGTCATGCTGGACGCCTTTAGGCACGGCCAGGCTCATCCTCGATACAACTAGCTCAAGTGGACtctatgtccaatggaaaaaaagcaaaatgctcTGGAGGCAGGCTTATTCTGATACTATTTGAAAAATAACCACAGCATGCAATATTGAGCCAAGCGCTTACGTGAAAACATGGATAAGCTTTGATTCCTTTCAGGATGCCCACAAATCCACATTCAATATGAAGCAGCAACCCCCTCCTACACCCCCGGTACTCCCACTTACTATTAACAAACCAACATGCACGCAACCTCTTCTCACCCTTGAATTAGTTGCCTGGTGTTAATCAGAGCTGGAAAACCTAGTTGAGAATCCACATGTGTGAGAgtttgcatgtgcgtgtgtgAAGGCGATGATGAGGCGGGGGCGGAGGGGCTGCTGGCAGATCACGATACCCCCTTTGCCCCCTGCAGCAGGTTATCTGAGTGAATGTGTCACATCCACAGAGGGAGGGGGGGCCGCGGGGACCGCCTTGTCACTGCTGCTGTgttggtgtgtatatgtgtgagaaAGCGTGCCCGTGTTAGCGGATGACTGATTGCACCCTGCTACAATGGCCCTGACCACCCCCTCCTCCCCGTTTGCCTCACCTTGCCACAGCCCTCAACCATTAATTCTCCACAACGCCCCTCCCCTCCGAACCACTGGGCCTCCACAAacaagcagtgagctgccaccaAACCTACAATAACCTTGGATGTCCCTGTCTGTTTCTCTCCGGCTTTCCACAGAGCCTCTCTATCCATTGTCCTCCTCCTGtccatctttctctctctcttgtgCCTCCTCTTTGTCTTTTTGTATTCACCGTTTTGTCTTTCCATCTTTACCGTTTTTCTCTTTCTGCCCTGTTGTTGTCTCTCCCCTTCCTCATGCGTGGACAAAGCCATGCTGAGCTGGTCTGGGAATATGGATTAAATGTGAGAATGGAAAatactgtttgtgtgtttacacTTCAGTGCTCTAGTctgcacagacagacagtatgCCAGCTCAAGAGTGCTGACTCCAAATGGAAAAAACAAGGGGTCAGACAACTGGAGATGCACAAGCGTTTTCCTCCACTGCATTCTCCGAGTGCTCCTTTGCAGGAGGGCTTAGAGTATGTGGCACAAAGGAAAAGTGTTAAGGAAGAACAGATAATGCAAGAATGAGTGCTACATAGGTGAGAGTGTATTTTTAAATTAACTGTCATGCACTTCCTTTTGAAAAGATCTCAAATTACGGTGTCTTCTGCTTCTCTGGTTAATGTGATTTGACCATGAATGGATATTTCATGTGTGTGTATTCACACAGTTGTGTGCTGACCATGACTCTCTTATTAGGACTGGATCAGTCACGCACATATAAACATGTAATTAACTGAGAtgtgaggaggagggaggggggcacACAGGAGGACAGCGAGAACTGAGGAGTAAGGACAAGGCAAGGCTGATTTATTATCCCCTCACCTTGACCTCGGTGACTTAGAGATGCAGCTCAATTAAGTGGACTTGGCCGGGCATGCTTTACACTGATCCACTCTGAACTGACCGATCAGTATGGTTCTATTTCTGTTTTCCTCACTACCTCACACACTTTTACTTCTTTCTATACCTCTAATTACTTTGAGAAAGTGTAACTTGTCAGGATTGGATGTAGCATGATGTGCTGTTGGCTTCATACATAgtgaaaaacaacaaactaatGCAGATAACttgacagtaaaataaatatatctaGTTTCATACTGTACGTCCTCCTTTTGCTGATGGTATGGGGTTTCTATAAGATGTTAATGTCATCTTCACACTTGAACAAACACACTCACAACATCTGATCTTCATTTCAGCAGTCATTGTACAGTGGTCAATCACATGTGAAGAAATCAATAGTACCAAAAGGAGTGACAGTGGAGAGAGATATGTCATTTAAGTAGAGACAGTGAAGGTCACAGCAGTCTTTGCGTTAAAAGGCTTAGAAGATGTAATAAAAAAGGGACAGGAACGGCATTAAAGGTCAGGACAGTTAGATGGGTATTTCACTGTGTATTTTCAGCAGCAGGGTTCTCTGTGTGCTCATGGGAGAGCTTTGCCctttaacagctttttttttttcaaccctggTCTTTCCCACTTTGACTAATTCTACTGAATATTCCCCCTATAGAAAGGAATATTTTGTGAGTTATCTGGTTTACGTTTTACACCTAGAGGTTCCAAAAACTGTACTTTGCAACgtgtagaaattttttttttttttttttttaacacataagtAGAATGGATAAATTCTAATGTGGGGGCTTTAGAATCAAACTTGGTCTTTAGACAAACTGTTTTTAAAACATACATTATTACTTACATTTTTGTGTCTGATAATTACCTCTTTacacaaaaagcaaaaaacaatatTGTGACTCACTGGCGtttttcagggggaaaaaaatcaggtaaaacaaacattttaaatgtaaaataaactatGGTTCACCTGTTGTGGCCTAAATCCTGTCTAAAAGGTATTCAGGAAGAGATTTTTAGGATTATTCGGACAACATTTACAGAATAGTTGCAATTATCCTTTGGACATGCTTTAAAAAGACCAGCTTATAGAATAGTCATCAAGTCAGTCACTAGGTTGATTATGGGAGGGTGAACTGAAGGAGATCTAATCGATTATCTATATAATACTCAAAATGACCTACATGTATTGTtgattgttgtctttttttctccttACCAGCAAAGGCTTTAGAGATGTGGTCCTTTTTCCACTCCCAGGGTTGGTCATACTCGTCAGCTGGTCTTTCGTCATCTTGCGGCAGCCTGCTGCTCTCCTTGCCCTCCTCCTGAGGTTCTCCATACATCAGGCCTGGACGCTGGCCTCGCTCATCATCATAGGGGGTGTCGTAGAGCTGCACCCCTCCTCGTGCCCGTCCTCCTCCAGGGCCACGCTGTAGCTCTGTCAAAACAAGTTCAAAATAGAATAAATTCATTCACActgacaaaacatttagaaaagtgTCTGATGTGTCATCTATCAGCGAGGAAAGAAAGACCCTAATGCAATAATATTTGTCAGTAGCAATTTAATTCCCTTAAACCAAACAGTGATGTTATTGTCTAGtctagtacaaaataaaataaaacacctgTTGAGCTTTGACATGactagaattagaaaaaaaaagagacaaatgatgTTTGCACAGCTTGCCGTGGGCTCAGAATCTCATATGGGGGGCTTAACAAGGCCTTGGGCTACAAGCTGAGAAGTAACATGGTGACAACCCGCCCCCTCTTCTTGTCCATCCGATTCCCAGCTGCAATCTAGCACAGCTCACAACAGCATCCTTGTTCCCCCGTTAACATTTTCATCACTTTCTCAGTGGGGTCCAACTAAACAACTTTCAGCACATGAAACAGTTACGTAGGATCGAATATAGCTATGAGATAAAAGGATTCAAATATTGACGCAAGCACAAGGACGGCATCAGATATCTGAATATGTCAGAGGAGCCTAAAAGGTGCAGTAGCAACAATCAGCAACAgtggtttaacaaaatataacaggGTCTTTCAAAAAAACAGGTGATATAGAGAAGAAGAAATGTGGAAAATTGAAGTCGTAGGTATTTTTGGTCCCTGTGGCTGGCAGCCTTTCAAAGAAGATGCACTCACGTGAGAATGGAGTGGCGCTAGGACTAAATGGAAGTGTTCAGTGGTGAAAAGCAGAGGAAAACTTTAACCTTCACACGAGAAGATACTGCTATTGGCCTGTAGTCACCATGACGACCGAGTGGAGGCCCTGGGGAAAGACCCTGAGGTTATAAAGAAGAGGGTGGAggagaggtggaggaagaggaggagaaagaggaggcggGAGGGGGAGGTGGTGAAGTGAGGAGtaagaggagaaggaggtggaAGCAGTGAGGAGACAACACAAAGAGGCGGGCAACAGGGGGAGACAGACAAGGAAGGGAGGTGGGGGAAGGTCTGTCAGCGTTTGATGTTAAGTCATTGAGACAGAAGCACAGCGGGGCTGAATGCTGCTCTACCTGCACTGGGAACCCGCGGTGTCAGTGGCAGCCTGGAGATGCTCACGATGAAGGCACAGAGATAAAAACAGGCATGGAGGAAATAAAATGAGAAATTCAGAGGAAACATGATGGAAGAAACACACGCAGGGGGTGGGGGGAAAATAGCAATTTGACAGAAAGGTGACAGAGATGGAAGATTGAGGAGAATGGTAATGGAGAAGGTTTGAGAGTGTTTGGGCATACAGATGCATGGCAGAGCACCATGACGCCACAACTGGAAGGGAGACCAGTCATTTATCCTCATTACCACATTCATGAAATGTGAGACAGTAACAGCTGGAGGgacaaaactgcagaaaatgttttttttcaatataagAAGAGTCTTGAAGAGCACACAGGTGTCTTTAAGACATTGTGGGAGATAATTACTATTCCAATCTCACATCTGTCTTTGCCACTCTGCTGTTTTCTAATGAGCAAAAAGCagctgagagacagacagacaaaaggaggcagacagacaggcctgGAATGACAGGCTACAATTCAGCCAATGAAAGAGCTTTGACAATGCTTAGGCGAAACAACGCTCCGCCATCACCGCGCTGAATCTAATCTCTCCAATGGGTCCATCCAGCTGCAGCAGCAACGGAAGATTTCCTTGAAGGTTCCTGTGGATCTTTTAGGCAGAAGAagggatgcttttttttttattatttaaaactgAGATAACAAACTTCACACAACCACCAAAAAGCCAGCAGAAGTGACATTGGGAAAAGGACAGTACATAAAAATAGCTAAAAGAAAAATTAGACAGACAGCCAGAGTATCCTCAGGGCCAGAGAGAGCCCTTGAGAtgaagagagacagagaaataGATAAGGGGAGAGGGGGGGGCTTTTACACTAAATGACTGGGACAGACCGGGGAGAGCACTGGGAATGGGCAGACAGAGATGTTACAGGAGGAGAGACAAATGGAAAACGATAGATGTGAAGCTCGCGATGTGCGAGACAATCACAAAGGTCCCAGACTGAAGCTGAATAGATTCTGTGGAAGGACATTTTGTGAGGCCGAGAGCCACTTCAGCTCTAATAAACTTCAAGTATAGTGGAGTGGACAGTTACACCGATCTGACTGTCACTAATACATGAAGTCATTAAACAGAAATTACTGATTATTAGTTCATTTAACAAGTGTCCTTGGAGCGAAGAGACCAAAAATGACCACGaagaaatagagaaaaacaaATTATTCCAGTCATTGATCACTGCAGGACAGAACTGCTGACAGGTAATAAAAAGATCAAGGTTTgatatttcattcattatttaatgCACTTGACATGCAATATAGTACctgactgttgttgtttttattatgtgaagTGAGAGGAACCTTTAATGGAATTCAACCCAATACTATCCAATCTCATATCATAAAAGTAATTTTGATTAATTAGTCATGTAAATGCATAAGGTTACTGTATGTGTGGGTGCTGTTAGAGATAAGAAAGAAGAGGAACAATAACACATGAAGGACGGGGTAAAAGTCGGGACAGAGAGCACCACTGACCTGTAATGACCCTTTGAGCCTCATATGGTTCCATATAGCCGTTATTTTCACAGGGAATGGGTCCGAGATCCGGCTCTGGTCTGTGGTCCAAGCGAGCGTCAAACGGGTCAGAGTAATCTGTGTCCCCTGCCAAAGGAGCAGATGGCACCACCTAAAGGACAAAAGCACACACTTACTCATGAAGAAAAATGAGACGTGTTACAGAACATTAACTTGTCCCCTCAGAGAACAAGATCTCCAGCATTTCTgactaaatataaaatatacaaacaaatttATGCCTTCCTGCAGGCACGTGTATAAAAAGAGCTAAAATAGGAAGCTATATGCTGACTGGGACTTCCATACTGCAGTTCCTCTTCTTTCTAcccatttttgtttcatttttcataAAGGCCTGTTGGTGTGAAACGCTAATTATAGCATCCAAGCCCTGAAAGTTTTCTgatacatttattctatataaaaaggataaaaatgaaACAGAGGTGCACAGACAATATCACATCTTATCAACACTTGTCACACACAATCACATCTTCACTGAATGGTACATTAAATGTATGCTTGGCTACGctgcaaagaaagaaaacactggtGGAACATGATCATAACACTAATTAGCACCTTTAGTATGAGTCGTCACAGTGTGTAATTAGCAGCTACACCACACACTTCCATCTTCTCACCCAATGAGAGGAAACAGTATTGTATATTTATTACCGCATTTAAGCTGTATGCAGCATAGCATGAAATCACGCTGCCTGAGGACAATATATTTGGAGTGAGGAAGAAAGGACAGAGAGCATAGAGGGAGCTGGCCTGCTAGTTGCTTTCTTGGTTGGGAGCATTTGTTCCTTCATGCGAGCACAGGAGTAAAACAGTGGTCCTCTGGCATTCTGACAGCTACAGAGGGAGCCATATGGTCATACTCtcatacacatgtatacacacaacTCACGCAACTGCACATATACCTACAAATACTTTCCCCCTTCAGCAAAGCGCTGTTTTCCTTTCTCTTTCTGACAAAGGAAACCACTCTGGCGAAGGCACAAATTACAGCTAAACACAAGCACACCCTCACAAAATTACATTCTAATCCCACGTTGATACTGTAACAGGTTATCGATGCAACGCACAGGAATCTGCAATGTTAATTAGAATGCGGATGTTCCCACAGACCCTGGGAAATTAATGAGAGCAGAAGTGGGGTAAGAGTAGGAAGGGAGCTATCGACTCCAGTTAAGACTATTACTCCAATCCACTTCAGGACTTTTGCACTTGTGGAATCATGGATTTAACAAGCAGCAATGAAAATGGTAAAACCCCACAAAATACTGTCTTAACTCACTCAGCATGTCTGAGCTGAATTAATGTTGTTAAACCTCTGCCTCTGTTCTGGGTGCTCTCTCAACATCTGTCTGCTTTCTCTGTCCCAGTAGCTCTGTATATTTTCTACAGCTCCAAATGCAATGTACACAGCCAGCATGCCTCTGCAGTCCTGATGACACAAACAGCACTACGGCATAAATTATACCTCCCAGTGGCCCTTGACATATCGCCATACTGCATACTGTATATGGCCCCTAACATGTGCTCATGCGGGGGTCTCTCTCAGCTTGCAAAACCAAACCCCATTTATTATTTATGGGAAAACATAAACCCAGGGGACTGTGACCCACTCTGATTCAATGGTCTGCTCGGGCCATCAATAATGCCTTCCTCCATCTACAGTAGCAAATTTATGTGACGCATGGGATCTAATGTGATTTATGTAAAGAATGTATATTTGTGACACACATTACCAGCCACTTGCTTATGGAGACTGATCAATAAAGCTGTCATAGTGATGGAAACTGGACGAGACAGAAGtggaaagggtttttttttttttatccttcacCTCTCACTTCCCTTCATCCCTCCTTCCCACTGCCTTCTGCCTGCATAGACAGCAGTCAGGTAATCTATCATCACCTTTACACCTGCAAACACATGCTAAGAGACTGAGGCTCTTACGGGCTCCTGCTGGTCCTCTAAGGAGATGGCACTGAGGAGGATCTTGGTGCGCCCCAGCTCCTGAGAATCCACTTTAATCAGTCTGTGTTTGGGAGACTTCACGTCTGTGCTAGAGGTCTTCATGGGAGACCCATACACAGGTGTAGCAGGGTCCGAAGCCCCAGACTCTCCTCTGCTGGATCTGGTTTCGGAGTCCTCATAGGGATCTTCGAAGTCCAGGTCTCTCTGGAGACGGTACGCTTTTAGAATCTCACTCTCTGTGTAGTCCGGTGTGGGAGGCTGCGGAGGCACTTTCCTGCTGCCAAAACTCAAATAGTCTTTCAGCCACTTGGCCATCTCAGCTCTGCTTCCAGACGTGTTAGTTTGTGGTGGACTGAGAGCAGGAGGCTGTAAGGGACACACAGGGACAGGGTTAGCACTTGATTTTAGATGTGATCAGATTTGGTTATCCTGTGTTGGATTTCTGTTGTGTGCTCTGTGGTCAACACTGTCTgctttattttgatcataaaaacaataatCCAAATGTTCTGTTCCTCTTTGCAACTTCCACAGACCCACAAAAATCGTGTTTACGTGCATTCAAGTGACATAAACTCAGCCAACAGCTGGCCTCAACGCAGTCCTTTTGTTTTACGCAGAAGCAATACCGTCTGGCATCTGGACTTTGCCCAGAGGCTGCAATAACATCTCACACCCGAGCAATAAAGTCCGACCTTAACATGGTTATAAGGAGTCAAAGACAAAGCCTGAGAGAATACTAAGAAGAGCAAAGATGTGGAACTTGTTTTTAATTCATGCGTTGCATTTGATCAGCTTTAACCTAATCCAATAAATTATGAATACATGCAGACACCAAGAGCAGCAAAACAGGACTGAAAGTACCTGATTTTACCAGAAACCTCAGAAAAAAACATATCCCACAAACTGTATATAAATAGGACCAGTGAACGCAGCGCAGTCAATGCGCACTCACTCAGTCAGTCACTAACCTTATTCAGTCCTTCAGCGACTTTAGATGCTTTAACTCGTGTTTCTTCATGTCGATGACAAAGAATCTATACAGAGAAGTGACAAAACCTTCCAACCGGTAGGACTTTTATATTCCATAAAAagggaaacaaagaaaacagcagcTTTTTGGCCCAAACAAAAGCAGCGAAATCCGTCGGAGTTGTTGTTGCGGCTGACGCTAAACGTGCGAGTGAAGAGAGCGACTCCAGCAGCTCCGACAAACTCACCCGAGCGATTAAAGGGGAGGTGCTTCATTCCCAGTGGAATATCCTATTCCCTTTCGCAGTCAGCCGACCGTTCATTCATTGGAATATCAGCACATCATAAAGCCTACACAGCGAGAGATAGGGTCTCCTCCAGAATCACAATAACTGTGtagagaaaacaaatgaaaaacagcaGCGAGGAGGAAAACAGCTGGCACGAATCTGCTCCGATCATGTACATTATTTATTCGCATGACATCACTGGAGGTTTTTTTCCCCTGTTGAAGCTTCACTGAAGACTTATTTCTTTCTTCCCCCAAAATTTCCTCCAAAGAACAACTAACTGCAAAAGCCTGGGGGTGAACAAAACAGTTGAAGAGCTGCTGCAGCTGCATCTAAAAACTCCTTGGTGGAATATGGAAATGCCATCATCCTTTTGGAGACATCAAGTGGTTCAAGTGTTGTCATGCTGTGAAGACACAAAACCACTTCTTATCACACAGACAAGATACAAAAGCATTGAATCCTGTCCAACCTGATTGAAAAACAAGTGATTTTCTTGGATGTGTATTTCCACCCTCTATTTTACGTTCTTTTTTTGTTGCCCTGAGTGGGTTTCATCCTCTCACAGATGTGCCATTATCCCAGGACCAGGCAAGAAAATTGGATTGTGCT comes from the Sphaeramia orbicularis chromosome 4, fSphaOr1.1, whole genome shotgun sequence genome and includes:
- the shdb gene encoding src homology 2 domain containing transforming protein D, b isoform X1, which codes for MAKWLKDYLSFGSRKVPPQPPTPDYTESEILKAYRLQRDLDFEDPYEDSETRSSRGESGASDPATPVYGSPMKTSSTDVKSPKHRLIKVDSQELGRTKILLSAISLEDQQEPVVPSAPLAGDTDYSDPFDARLDHRPEPDLGPIPCENNGYMEPYEAQRVITELQRGPGGGRARGGVQLYDTPYDDERGQRPGLMYGEPQEEGKESSRLPQDDERPADEYDQPWEWKKDHISKAFADMRELSELPWPAPVGQLEEEPPIREQVQFDGADWERSSSPTERLRPPGPRSSPLAGGGMKFRMPQEGLAMVGERVDPTLPLEKQVWYHGSLSRSDAESLLTLCKECSYLVRNSQTNRSDYSLSLRSCQGFMHMKFTQCKDGKYVLGQNSPPFDTIPEVIHFYTTHKLPIRGAEHLSLLFPVLVQTL
- the shdb gene encoding src homology 2 domain containing transforming protein D, b isoform X2, translating into MAKWLKDYLSFGSRKVPPQPPTPDYTESEILKAYRLQRDLDFEDPYEDSETRSSRGESGASDPATPVYGSPMKTSSTDVKSPKHRLIKVDSQELGRTKILLSAISLEDQQEPVVPSAPLAGDTDYSDPFDARLDHRPEPDLGPIPCENNGYMEPYEAQRVITELQRGPGGGRARGGVQLYDTPYDDERGQRPGLMYGEPQEEGKESSRLPQDDERPADEYDQPWEWKKDHISKAFAVQFDGADWERSSSPTERLRPPGPRSSPLAGGGMKFRMPQEGLAMVGERVDPTLPLEKQVWYHGSLSRSDAESLLTLCKECSYLVRNSQTNRSDYSLSLRSCQGFMHMKFTQCKDGKYVLGQNSPPFDTIPEVIHFYTTHKLPIRGAEHLSLLFPVLVQTL
- the shdb gene encoding src homology 2 domain containing transforming protein D, b isoform X3, with the translated sequence MAKWLKDYLSFGSRKVPPQPPTPDYTESEILKAYRLQRDLDFEDPYEDSETRSSRGESGASDPATPVYGSPMKTSSTDVKSPKHRLIKVDSQELGRTKILLSAISLEDQQEPVVPSAPLAGDTDYSDPFDARLDHRPEPDLGPIPCENNGYMEPYEAQRVITELQRGPGGGRARGGVQLYDTPYDDERGQRPGLMYGEPQEEGKESSRLPQDDERPADEYDQPWEWKKDHISKAFADMRELSELPWPAPVGQLEEEPPIREQVQFDGADWERSSSPTERLRPPGPRSSPLAGGGMKFRMPQEGLAMVGERVDPTLPLEKQELPGFHAHEVHPV